One Deinococcus sp. LM3 genomic region harbors:
- a CDS encoding sulfite exporter TauE/SafE family protein, with protein MMVAVIGVGLLAGVLGAILGLGGGVIVVPALEFVLPLFGREITIAQAVAVSQIGVLAVGLSGAASYLRQGLVRARTGYLLSPYTIVGGAAGSFLGLILPARAVATVFALLLLYSAFNLLRGLKRVEVERPPSRLVPPAMTFAGVMSGLLGIGGGTVQVPVLNLLAGVPIRQAIATSTFIMGLTAVGNALVYQAGGLLDIPLAAGIALGVLIGARAGATLQSRIPAAQLKLFFSLLLIFTAGQLLWKYWGQA; from the coding sequence ATGATGGTGGCCGTGATCGGCGTGGGCCTGCTGGCGGGCGTGCTGGGCGCGATTCTGGGTCTGGGGGGCGGCGTGATCGTCGTGCCGGCTCTGGAGTTCGTGTTGCCGCTGTTCGGGCGGGAGATCACGATTGCGCAGGCGGTGGCGGTCAGTCAGATCGGGGTGCTGGCGGTCGGGCTGAGCGGCGCCGCCAGTTACCTGCGGCAGGGGCTGGTGCGCGCCCGGACGGGGTACCTGCTCTCGCCGTACACGATTGTGGGTGGGGCGGCCGGGAGTTTCCTGGGGCTGATCCTGCCGGCCCGTGCGGTGGCGACGGTGTTCGCGTTGCTGCTGCTGTACTCCGCGTTCAACCTGCTGCGCGGCCTGAAGCGGGTGGAGGTCGAGCGTCCCCCCAGTCGCCTCGTGCCGCCTGCCATGACGTTCGCGGGGGTCATGAGCGGTCTGCTGGGCATCGGCGGGGGCACCGTGCAGGTGCCGGTCCTGAACCTGCTGGCGGGTGTGCCGATCCGGCAGGCGATTGCCACGAGTACCTTCATCATGGGCCTGACGGCCGTGGGGAACGCGCTGGTGTATCAGGCGGGCGGGCTGCTGGACATTCCGCTGGCGGCCGGGATCGCGCTGGGCGTGCTGATCGGCGCGCGGGCCGGTGCGACCCTGCAGAGCCGCATTCCGGCCGCGCAGCTGAAGCTGTTCTTCAGCCTGCTGCTGATCTTCACGGCCGGGCAGTTGCTGTGGAAGTACTGGGGGCAGGCGTGA
- a CDS encoding CAP domain-containing protein produces MDGFSWRWAARRAAWALVWLLALLALAWLGLRAAGWLPGPQADAPPPAPTMSAPATAPLPGGQTDGQAAPPLPDVTLPRPPAPTDRTTAAPAPRPVPPAASAPAVDPAVTGPLEASGSVLPLLNRLRAGAGVGAVQAEPDWQAGCAAHARYLVRADRAEHREEPASPFRSAAGEACAPGHYFVSSQPGSDLRRALSYWVGGAFHLPQLLDPRLTRVAFGEAHDAGGAFRSAAVLDVRRGLVVADGQASAAYPVRYPGPESGLDVAAFPASASAAEWPDPLVHCGLGQAGAPIALLMGPGVTVRGASLKVNGQPVPACLLSAASFRGASAGDTQVGRGVLGAQGAGVLLPHAPLRAGDRVQVSFGTTAGRVGWSFGVR; encoded by the coding sequence ATGGACGGTTTCTCCTGGCGGTGGGCGGCGCGGCGGGCCGCGTGGGCGCTCGTCTGGCTGCTGGCCCTGCTGGCTCTGGCGTGGCTGGGCCTGCGGGCGGCCGGGTGGCTGCCCGGACCGCAGGCGGACGCGCCGCCGCCCGCGCCGACCATGTCCGCCCCGGCGACCGCCCCGCTGCCCGGTGGACAGACCGATGGGCAGGCCGCGCCTCCCCTGCCGGACGTGACGCTCCCGCGGCCACCAGCGCCGACGGACAGGACGACCGCCGCACCAGCGCCCCGCCCGGTCCCTCCCGCTGCCTCTGCCCCGGCTGTCGATCCGGCGGTGACCGGGCCTCTGGAGGCCAGTGGGTCGGTCCTGCCTCTCCTGAACCGCCTGCGGGCCGGGGCGGGCGTGGGCGCCGTGCAGGCCGAACCGGACTGGCAGGCGGGCTGCGCGGCACACGCGCGGTATCTGGTGCGAGCCGACCGCGCCGAGCACCGCGAGGAGCCCGCCAGTCCCTTCCGGTCGGCGGCGGGCGAGGCCTGCGCGCCGGGGCATTACTTCGTGTCGTCGCAGCCGGGCAGCGACCTGCGGCGGGCGCTGTCGTACTGGGTGGGCGGCGCGTTTCACCTGCCGCAACTGCTGGACCCGCGCCTGACCCGCGTGGCGTTCGGGGAGGCGCACGACGCGGGCGGGGCGTTCCGGTCGGCGGCCGTGCTGGATGTCCGGCGGGGACTGGTCGTGGCAGACGGTCAGGCGTCGGCCGCTTACCCCGTGCGTTACCCCGGCCCGGAGTCAGGCCTGGATGTGGCCGCATTCCCGGCGAGCGCGTCGGCGGCGGAATGGCCGGACCCACTGGTTCACTGCGGTCTGGGTCAGGCGGGCGCCCCCATCGCGCTGCTGATGGGGCCGGGCGTCACGGTGCGCGGCGCGTCCCTGAAGGTGAACGGGCAGCCTGTCCCGGCGTGCCTGCTGAGCGCCGCCTCGTTCCGGGGAGCCTCGGCGGGCGACACGCAGGTGGGCCGGGGTGTGCTGGGCGCGCAGGGCGCGGGGGTACTGCTGCCGCACGCGCCGCTGCGCGCCGGGGACCGCGTGCAGGTGAGTTTCGGTACCACCGCCGGGCGGGTCGGCTGGAGTTTCGGGGTGCGGTAA
- a CDS encoding glycoside hydrolase family 13 protein, with the protein MNPLRTDHSHDTHPITPDWVADAVFYQIFPDRFARSGRVTGLNLQPWGDTPHFHKYMGGDLWGVIERLDHIQSLGVNAIYFCPVFQSASNHRYHTHDYYQVDPMLGGNEALRALIDEAHARGIRVVLDGVFNHSSRGFFQFNDLLEQGEASAYRDWFHVDGWPLQPYDDTSPANYAAWWGNRALPKFNTANPAVRDFLWDVAEYWMRFGIDGWRLDVPNEIDDDSFWQEFRRRVKAVNPEAYIVGEIWGDAHRWLQGDQFDAVMNYHFTRPCLAFFGARTLDHPMNERSGTGRVDPMTAEAFAARMTDVTRMYHPDIVRAQLNLLDSHDTARFLTAVGGDATAYRLATVFQMTYVGAPCIYYGDEIGLPGGPDPDCRRAFPWDEQDWDADTLTLTRTLIAARRTVPALTRGTFEVTHAQGEGVVFMRRHDAGNAHIALNAAPHEAHLPVTGVTPGQYRDVLTGRTLTLTTDTPLSVPARGALVLVPLA; encoded by the coding sequence ATGAATCCGCTGCGCACCGACCATTCCCACGACACGCATCCCATCACGCCCGACTGGGTGGCGGACGCGGTGTTCTACCAGATCTTCCCCGACCGTTTCGCCCGTTCGGGCCGCGTGACGGGCCTGAACCTGCAACCCTGGGGCGACACGCCGCACTTTCATAAGTACATGGGCGGTGACCTGTGGGGAGTGATCGAGCGGCTGGATCACATCCAGAGTCTGGGTGTGAACGCCATCTACTTCTGCCCGGTGTTCCAGTCGGCCAGTAACCACCGCTACCACACGCACGACTACTATCAGGTGGACCCCATGCTGGGCGGCAACGAGGCGCTGCGTGCCCTGATCGACGAGGCGCACGCGCGCGGCATCCGGGTGGTACTGGACGGCGTGTTCAACCACTCCAGCCGGGGCTTCTTCCAGTTCAACGACCTGCTGGAACAGGGCGAGGCGAGCGCGTACCGCGACTGGTTCCACGTGGACGGCTGGCCGCTGCAACCGTACGACGACACCAGCCCCGCCAACTACGCCGCGTGGTGGGGGAACCGCGCCCTACCGAAATTCAACACGGCCAACCCGGCGGTGCGGGACTTCCTGTGGGACGTGGCCGAGTACTGGATGCGGTTCGGGATCGACGGCTGGCGGCTGGACGTGCCGAACGAGATCGACGACGACTCGTTCTGGCAGGAGTTCCGCCGCCGCGTGAAGGCCGTGAATCCCGAGGCGTACATCGTCGGGGAGATCTGGGGGGACGCGCACCGCTGGTTGCAGGGCGACCAGTTCGACGCGGTCATGAACTACCACTTCACGCGGCCGTGTCTGGCGTTCTTCGGGGCGCGCACGCTGGACCACCCCATGAACGAACGCAGCGGCACGGGCCGCGTGGACCCCATGACGGCCGAGGCGTTCGCGGCCCGCATGACCGACGTGACGCGCATGTACCACCCGGACATCGTGCGCGCGCAGCTGAACCTGCTGGACTCGCACGACACGGCCCGCTTCCTGACGGCCGTGGGCGGCGACGCGACCGCGTACCGGCTGGCGACCGTGTTCCAGATGACGTACGTGGGCGCGCCCTGCATCTACTACGGTGACGAGATCGGCCTGCCCGGCGGTCCCGACCCCGACTGCCGCCGCGCGTTCCCCTGGGACGAGCAGGACTGGGATGCGGACACCCTGACCCTGACCCGCACCCTGATCGCCGCGCGCCGCACCGTGCCGGCCCTGACGCGCGGCACCTTCGAGGTCACGCACGCGCAGGGTGAGGGCGTGGTGTTCATGCGCCGCCACGACGCCGGCAACGCGCACATTGCCCTGAACGCCGCGCCGCACGAGGCGCACCTGCCGGTCACGGGGGTCACGCCCGGCCAGTACCGCGACGTCCTGACGGGCCGCACCCTGACCCTGACCACCGACACGCCCCTGAGCGTCCCGGCCCGTGGGGCGCTGGTGCTGGTGCCGCTGGCGTAA
- a CDS encoding 3-hydroxyacyl-CoA dehydrogenase/enoyl-CoA hydratase family protein: MKIQKAAVIGAGVMGAAIAAQLANAGIPVMLLDIVLPDNPDRNFLAKSGLQRALKARPAAFMDPARAALIQVGNLEDNLKDLKDADWILEAIIEKLDAKRSLWERVEKVAKKTAIISSNSSGIPMHLQIEGRGEDFQRRFVGAHFFNPPRYLHLLEVIPTPKTDPKVTEAFSEFAQTTLGKGVVVANDVPGFVANRIGVYGIVRAMDHMQRAGLTPAQVDQLTGPALGRASSATFRTADLSGLDIIYHVASDLGKATPDDEDFTLTPAFRTLVEEKKMLGDKTGSGFYKKTKGADGKTKILNLNLDTFEYEDQGRVKVAAVDAVKGQPLAARVKALYAAEGKEGEFLRGVMNDGFWYAAKMAGNVSNRLQDIDNALKWGFGWEQGPFETMDTLGVQTVIANLEAEGRTLPPLLAAMKASGRDAFYAGDETVTPEGQPTKYEAPYFILTDLKKDATKVIKKRAGASVIDLGDGVLLAEWHAKMNALGEDQLRTVQDAHKLVQDMGYHGLVIGNQGENFSAGANLPLILSQAQADEWDELDDMIKQFQQVTTSLRFSPHPTVAAPFGLTLGGGAEFTLHADHVVASAELYMGLVEVGVGLIPGGGGTKEMLLRFTDMQQPGQQLGATLLPAVQRAFELIGTAKVSTSALEARKLGFLRDTDTVAMNKNHILQDAKRQVLALAPGYVQPTPRQDIPVMGDAAIGAIKSALHGMHQGGYITDYDLVVSEQLAKVLGGGTGNNRTAKVSEGHLLDLEREAFLTLLGKKGTQQRIEHMLKTGKPLRN, encoded by the coding sequence ATGAAGATACAGAAAGCTGCCGTTATCGGCGCGGGCGTGATGGGTGCCGCCATCGCCGCGCAACTCGCCAACGCCGGGATTCCCGTGATGCTGCTGGACATCGTCCTGCCGGACAACCCCGACCGGAACTTCCTGGCCAAGAGCGGCCTCCAGCGCGCCCTCAAAGCCCGCCCCGCCGCCTTCATGGACCCGGCCCGCGCCGCCCTGATCCAGGTGGGCAACCTCGAAGACAACCTCAAGGACCTCAAGGACGCCGACTGGATCCTCGAGGCGATCATCGAGAAACTCGACGCCAAACGCAGCCTGTGGGAACGCGTGGAGAAGGTCGCCAAGAAGACCGCCATCATCAGCAGCAACTCCAGCGGCATCCCCATGCACCTCCAGATCGAGGGCCGGGGCGAGGACTTCCAGCGCCGCTTCGTGGGCGCGCACTTCTTCAACCCGCCCCGCTACCTGCACCTGCTGGAAGTCATCCCCACCCCCAAGACCGACCCCAAGGTCACCGAGGCCTTCAGCGAGTTCGCGCAGACCACCCTCGGCAAGGGCGTGGTCGTCGCGAACGACGTGCCGGGCTTCGTCGCCAACCGCATCGGCGTGTACGGCATCGTCCGCGCCATGGACCACATGCAGCGCGCCGGCCTGACCCCTGCGCAGGTCGACCAGCTGACCGGTCCCGCGCTGGGCCGCGCCAGCAGCGCCACCTTCCGCACCGCCGACCTGTCGGGCCTGGACATCATCTACCACGTCGCCAGCGACCTCGGTAAGGCCACCCCCGACGACGAGGACTTCACCCTGACCCCCGCCTTCCGCACGCTGGTCGAAGAGAAGAAGATGCTGGGCGACAAGACCGGCAGCGGCTTCTACAAGAAAACGAAGGGCGCCGACGGCAAGACCAAGATCCTGAACCTGAACCTCGACACCTTCGAGTACGAGGACCAGGGCCGCGTCAAGGTCGCCGCCGTGGACGCCGTCAAGGGCCAGCCCCTCGCCGCCCGCGTGAAAGCCCTGTACGCCGCCGAAGGCAAAGAAGGCGAGTTCCTGCGCGGCGTCATGAACGACGGCTTCTGGTACGCCGCCAAGATGGCCGGCAACGTCAGCAACCGCCTCCAGGACATCGACAACGCCCTCAAATGGGGCTTCGGCTGGGAACAGGGTCCCTTCGAGACCATGGACACCCTGGGCGTCCAGACCGTCATCGCCAACCTGGAAGCCGAGGGCCGCACCCTGCCCCCCCTGCTGGCCGCCATGAAAGCCAGTGGCCGGGACGCCTTCTACGCGGGCGACGAGACCGTCACCCCCGAAGGTCAGCCCACGAAGTACGAGGCGCCGTACTTCATCCTCACCGACCTGAAAAAAGACGCCACCAAGGTCATCAAGAAACGCGCCGGAGCCAGCGTCATCGACCTCGGCGACGGAGTGCTGCTGGCCGAATGGCACGCCAAGATGAACGCCCTCGGCGAGGACCAGCTGCGCACCGTGCAGGACGCCCACAAGCTCGTGCAGGACATGGGCTACCACGGCCTCGTCATCGGCAACCAGGGCGAGAACTTCAGCGCGGGCGCGAACCTCCCCCTGATCCTCTCGCAGGCCCAGGCGGACGAGTGGGACGAACTGGACGACATGATCAAACAGTTCCAGCAGGTCACCACCAGCCTGCGCTTCAGCCCCCACCCCACCGTCGCCGCGCCCTTCGGCCTGACCCTCGGCGGCGGCGCGGAATTCACGCTGCACGCCGACCACGTCGTCGCCAGCGCCGAACTGTACATGGGCCTCGTCGAAGTCGGCGTGGGCCTCATCCCCGGCGGCGGCGGCACCAAGGAAATGCTGCTGCGCTTCACCGACATGCAGCAGCCCGGCCAGCAACTCGGCGCCACCCTGCTGCCCGCCGTGCAACGCGCCTTCGAACTCATCGGCACCGCCAAGGTCAGCACCAGCGCCCTCGAAGCCCGCAAACTCGGGTTCCTGCGCGACACCGACACCGTCGCCATGAACAAGAACCACATCCTGCAAGACGCCAAACGCCAGGTCCTCGCCCTGGCCCCCGGCTACGTGCAACCCACCCCCCGCCAGGACATCCCCGTCATGGGCGACGCCGCCATCGGCGCCATCAAGAGCGCCCTGCACGGC
- a CDS encoding HD domain-containing protein, whose protein sequence is MFGRRAPLPEFPPGALLVGGAARDWLRGVPAKDFDWAVPDPAGAAQELARVSGGAAFPLDVDRGYWRVSAPGGVQHDLVPLPGDVTADLLRRDFTVNALGVWADGRVLDPAGGRADLRSRRLRMVSRENLRADPLRAWRAARFEGTLGFRLEAGTEAAVREVAVDLGAGRLPLPAWERVRDELHALLGSPDAARGVARLEDLGLLVLTVPELREGRGVAQGGFHHLDVFGHSLEALHQLLARRPDAPLALRWAALLHDVGKARTRAVDPVTGRVSFHGHERVGAELSAGILTRLKLPGDEVRRVSALVGAHMLPLPANEREARRFVHRRRELLPDLLSLMLADREAARGPSSSEASRRAYARGFERVLAALEEQPSAPPPLLDGQEIMALLGIPPGPRVGMAARALAEAAALGEVTTPDGARAFVRAWAGGDSTTLM, encoded by the coding sequence ATGTTCGGTCGTCGCGCGCCACTGCCTGAGTTTCCGCCTGGGGCGTTGCTGGTGGGCGGCGCGGCGCGTGACTGGTTGCGGGGTGTGCCGGCGAAGGATTTCGACTGGGCGGTGCCGGACCCGGCGGGCGCGGCGCAGGAGCTGGCGCGGGTGTCGGGGGGGGCGGCTTTCCCGCTGGATGTGGACCGGGGGTACTGGCGGGTGTCGGCGCCGGGTGGCGTGCAGCATGATCTGGTGCCGCTGCCGGGCGACGTGACGGCGGACCTGTTGCGGCGGGATTTCACGGTGAATGCGCTGGGTGTGTGGGCGGACGGGCGGGTGCTGGACCCGGCGGGTGGCCGCGCGGACCTGCGCTCGCGGCGGCTGCGGATGGTGTCGCGGGAGAACCTGCGGGCCGACCCGCTGCGGGCGTGGCGCGCGGCGCGGTTTGAGGGCACGCTGGGCTTCCGGCTGGAGGCGGGCACGGAGGCGGCGGTGCGGGAGGTGGCCGTGGATCTGGGCGCGGGCCGCCTGCCGCTGCCTGCCTGGGAGCGGGTGCGGGACGAACTGCATGCGCTGCTGGGGTCGCCGGACGCGGCGCGGGGCGTGGCGCGCCTGGAGGATCTGGGTCTGCTGGTCCTGACCGTGCCGGAGTTGCGCGAGGGGCGGGGGGTGGCGCAGGGCGGCTTTCATCACCTGGACGTGTTCGGACACAGCCTGGAGGCGCTGCATCAGTTGCTGGCGCGCCGGCCGGATGCCCCGCTGGCGCTGCGCTGGGCGGCGTTGCTGCACGATGTGGGCAAGGCCCGCACGCGCGCCGTGGACCCGGTGACGGGTCGCGTGTCGTTTCATGGGCACGAGCGGGTGGGCGCCGAGCTGAGTGCCGGGATCCTGACCCGCCTGAAACTGCCGGGGGACGAGGTGCGGCGGGTGTCGGCGCTGGTGGGGGCGCACATGCTGCCGCTCCCGGCGAACGAGCGCGAGGCGCGGCGGTTCGTGCACCGGCGGCGGGAGCTGCTGCCGGACCTGCTGTCCCTGATGCTGGCGGACCGCGAGGCGGCGCGCGGCCCGTCGAGCAGCGAGGCGTCCCGGCGGGCGTACGCGCGGGGCTTCGAGCGGGTTCTGGCAGCGCTGGAGGAGCAGCCCTCTGCGCCGCCGCCGCTGCTGGACGGGCAGGAGATCATGGCGCTGCTGGGCATCCCGCCCGGCCCGCGCGTGGGCATGGCGGCGCGCGCCCTGGCCGAGGCGGCCGCGCTGGGCGAGGTGACCACGCCGGACGGGGCGCGGGCGTTCGTGCGCGCCTGGGCGGGCGGGGACTCCACAACTCTGATGTGA
- the glp gene encoding gephyrin-like molybdotransferase Glp produces the protein MTAPLPPFPMHVSVDEARTLLAALLPDRRTETLPLAQAAGRTLAGDLRALVSHPSATESALDGIAAREADTLGAAPDAPVRLRVIGESRAGAAFTGTVGAGECVRIYTGAPLPPGADAICPVEQLLDDGPDGVHLRRPASPGDVRHEGGDFRTGEVVMTAGPLLTAPRLALAAALGHPQVPVLAPLRVALLSTGDEVVPPGQPLTAGQVYDSNSVGLRAMLIEAGCEVIPLGHAPDSPEALQAAIERAGGADVLLTSGGVSMGKYDFMRDLLVEQGRVSFWKVRMRPGGPAILGGWNGLPVFGLPGNPVSSLVVFHIIVRPALTGQPPQTLRLRAATPFRALPDKTAFWRATLQNGVVSDYGQQGSGILRSLSEAGALVIVPEGQPVQPGDDVDVILL, from the coding sequence ATGACTGCGCCGCTCCCCCCGTTCCCCATGCATGTCAGCGTGGACGAGGCCCGCACCCTGCTGGCCGCCCTGCTGCCCGACCGCCGCACCGAGACCCTGCCGCTCGCGCAGGCGGCCGGACGGACCCTGGCGGGCGATCTGCGCGCCCTGGTCAGCCATCCCAGCGCCACCGAGAGCGCCCTGGACGGCATCGCCGCCCGCGAGGCCGACACGCTGGGCGCTGCGCCGGACGCCCCGGTGCGCCTGCGCGTGATCGGCGAGAGCCGCGCCGGGGCGGCCTTCACCGGCACGGTCGGCGCGGGCGAGTGCGTGCGCATCTACACGGGTGCGCCCCTGCCGCCCGGCGCGGACGCCATCTGCCCGGTCGAACAGCTTCTCGACGACGGGCCGGACGGAGTTCACCTGCGCCGCCCGGCCAGTCCCGGCGACGTGCGCCACGAGGGCGGCGACTTCCGCACGGGCGAGGTCGTCATGACCGCCGGGCCCCTGCTGACCGCGCCCCGGCTGGCGCTGGCCGCCGCGCTGGGGCACCCGCAGGTGCCGGTGCTCGCGCCGCTGCGCGTGGCGCTGCTGTCCACCGGCGATGAGGTTGTCCCGCCCGGTCAGCCCCTGACCGCCGGGCAGGTGTACGACAGCAACTCCGTGGGCCTGCGCGCCATGCTGATCGAGGCCGGGTGCGAGGTCATTCCCCTCGGGCACGCCCCGGACAGCCCCGAGGCGCTCCAGGCCGCCATCGAGCGGGCGGGCGGCGCGGACGTGCTGCTCACCAGCGGCGGCGTCAGCATGGGCAAGTACGACTTCATGCGCGACCTGCTGGTCGAACAGGGCCGCGTGAGCTTCTGGAAGGTCCGGATGCGCCCCGGCGGGCCCGCCATCCTGGGCGGCTGGAACGGCCTGCCCGTCTTCGGCCTGCCCGGCAACCCGGTCAGCAGCCTCGTGGTGTTCCACATCATCGTCCGGCCCGCCCTGACCGGCCAGCCTCCGCAGACGCTGCGCCTGCGCGCCGCCACGCCCTTCCGCGCCCTACCCGACAAGACCGCCTTCTGGCGAGCCACCCTCCAGAACGGCGTGGTCAGCGATTACGGCCAGCAGGGCAGCGGCATCCTCCGGTCCCTCAGTGAGGCCGGCGCGCTCGTCATCGTGCCCGAAGGCCAGCCCGTCCAGCCTGGGGATGATGTGGACGTGATCCTGCTGTGA
- a CDS encoding phosphotransferase, whose protein sequence is MNRLALPVLSAAQVAALLPDAPARVSWLGMGSDHHAFALDGARVLRLPRWPGGGEALRREARLLAWLAPRLGGAALPEVRHLGVASPLAPEGFSVARRVPGRSALGFALTDPVALGGELGRWLADLHALNPQGSGLTVDLDPSGHDWRDAALDDLEAAAGAGVLPGADAWAARVRALPDLRKVLPVPIHGDFAAEHVSLDGQGRLSGVLDWSDAALGDPARDLAGLIHWGDAALLAAARVAYPAAGPSCGAVWERAAWYALCRALADLAFGLTGGAAGGQEAYLRAGRRALDGLRVWWTNAPIPP, encoded by the coding sequence GTGAATCGACTGGCACTCCCGGTCCTGAGCGCGGCGCAGGTGGCGGCGCTGCTGCCGGACGCACCCGCCAGGGTGTCGTGGCTGGGCATGGGCAGTGATCACCACGCCTTCGCGCTGGATGGGGCGCGCGTGCTGCGCCTGCCCCGCTGGCCGGGTGGGGGAGAGGCGCTGCGCCGCGAGGCCCGGCTGCTGGCATGGCTGGCCCCCCGGCTGGGGGGCGCGGCGCTGCCGGAGGTGCGGCACCTGGGTGTCGCCTCGCCGCTGGCCCCGGAGGGCTTCAGCGTGGCGCGGCGTGTGCCGGGTCGGTCGGCACTGGGGTTCGCACTGACCGATCCGGTCGCGCTGGGTGGGGAGCTTGGGCGCTGGCTGGCGGATCTGCACGCCCTGAACCCGCAGGGGTCCGGGCTGACCGTGGACCTTGACCCGTCCGGGCACGACTGGCGGGATGCTGCGCTGGACGATCTGGAGGCGGCGGCAGGGGCAGGTGTCCTTCCTGGGGCCGACGCCTGGGCGGCCCGCGTGCGCGCCCTGCCCGATCTCCGGAAGGTCCTGCCGGTGCCCATCCACGGGGATTTCGCGGCCGAGCACGTCTCCCTGGACGGGCAGGGGCGACTCTCGGGCGTGCTGGACTGGTCGGACGCGGCGCTGGGCGATCCGGCGCGGGATCTGGCGGGCCTGATCCACTGGGGGGACGCGGCGCTGCTGGCGGCGGCCCGCGTGGCGTATCCAGCGGCCGGCCCGTCCTGTGGGGCGGTGTGGGAGCGTGCGGCGTGGTACGCGCTGTGCCGGGCGCTGGCCGATCTGGCGTTCGGTCTGACCGGTGGGGCCGCAGGCGGTCAGGAGGCGTACCTACGGGCGGGACGGCGCGCGCTGGACGGACTGCGGGTGTGGTGGACAAACGCCCCGATCCCGCCGTAA
- a CDS encoding GGDEF domain-containing protein yields the protein MTNRFSLPWMFAPLLVLAGAYTALLAWGVLTGVDLPWLDLLYGAVPVVAVLAVGQAWCAQMRLQGGCLNLSGWRASGRLGWALLSLLALAAAEVAYVLLFDLPGVDAPDVSFVDGLYYLYYLGLLGVLWMDRVAGSQPGRPLSRGVLGAWLLDSLITVVVVGEVSWVLAVSPLLQDSGASVVFKAVSASYVVLDLTLLTVGLLLLRRRLEPARLPLVLGLMVYVGADLAYLLLGDQYQPRGALDALWVWGTVGQAVGVTLLTRLQAVPADAANVTRGGGWLDTLLRALPYAAVAVACALLILRGAASDLTGRGVAWFTVTVFMLVMLRQGQGFVETSRLNRRLTEQAAELKRSRDEMEHLAHHDGLTGLLNRDGFYRLLKGAPDHAEMTILMIDLDGFKPVNDTHGHAAGDTVLREVGVRLRALAGQGFVPARLGGDEFALVSLDPRGPVLAPPLAGQVVQALGRPYAVPGGSAQLGASVGVAFRTASTAAASGGVVGSGAVGSEVILQRADAALYRAKRGGGNRLEVEAFTHGSTPGAGG from the coding sequence ATGACGAACCGGTTCTCCCTCCCCTGGATGTTCGCGCCGCTGCTTGTGCTGGCAGGCGCGTACACGGCGCTGCTGGCGTGGGGCGTGCTGACCGGGGTGGATCTGCCGTGGCTGGACCTGCTGTACGGAGCGGTGCCGGTCGTGGCGGTGCTGGCGGTCGGGCAGGCGTGGTGCGCGCAGATGCGCTTGCAGGGCGGGTGCCTGAACCTGAGCGGCTGGCGTGCCAGTGGCCGCCTGGGGTGGGCGCTGCTGAGTCTGCTGGCGCTGGCGGCTGCCGAGGTGGCGTACGTGCTGCTGTTCGACCTGCCGGGCGTGGACGCCCCGGACGTGTCGTTCGTGGACGGCCTGTACTACCTGTACTACCTGGGCCTGCTGGGCGTGCTGTGGATGGACCGCGTGGCCGGGTCGCAGCCGGGGCGGCCGCTGTCGCGCGGGGTGCTGGGCGCGTGGCTGCTGGACAGTCTGATCACGGTGGTCGTGGTGGGCGAGGTCTCGTGGGTGCTGGCCGTGTCGCCGCTCCTTCAGGATTCGGGGGCGTCCGTGGTGTTCAAGGCGGTCAGCGCGTCGTACGTGGTGCTGGACCTGACCCTGCTGACCGTGGGCCTGCTGCTGTTGCGGCGGCGGCTGGAACCGGCGCGGCTGCCGCTGGTTCTGGGGCTGATGGTGTACGTGGGCGCGGACCTCGCATACCTGCTGCTGGGCGATCAGTACCAGCCGCGCGGCGCGCTGGACGCCCTGTGGGTGTGGGGAACGGTGGGGCAGGCGGTCGGCGTGACCCTGCTGACCCGCCTGCAGGCGGTCCCGGCAGACGCCGCGAACGTCACGCGGGGCGGCGGGTGGCTGGACACGCTGCTGCGGGCGCTGCCGTACGCGGCCGTGGCCGTGGCGTGCGCGCTGCTGATCCTGCGCGGCGCGGCGTCCGACCTGACCGGGCGCGGCGTGGCTTGGTTCACGGTGACGGTATTCATGCTGGTCATGCTGCGCCAGGGGCAGGGGTTCGTCGAGACGAGCCGCCTGAACCGCCGTCTGACCGAGCAGGCCGCCGAACTGAAACGCAGCCGCGACGAGATGGAACACCTCGCGCATCATGACGGCCTGACCGGACTGCTGAACCGCGACGGCTTCTACCGCCTGCTGAAGGGCGCGCCGGACCACGCGGAAATGACCATCCTGATGATCGACCTGGACGGCTTCAAACCCGTGAATGACACGCACGGACACGCGGCCGGAGACACGGTGCTGCGCGAGGTCGGCGTGCGCCTGCGGGCGCTGGCCGGGCAGGGGTTCGTTCCGGCGCGGTTGGGCGGCGACGAGTTCGCGCTGGTCAGCCTGGACCCGCGTGGCCCGGTGCTCGCGCCGCCCCTGGCGGGGCAGGTGGTGCAGGCGCTGGGCCGCCCGTACGCGGTGCCGGGCGGGTCGGCGCAGCTGGGCGCGTCGGTCGGGGTGGCGTTCCGCACGGCCAGTACGGCGGCAGCCAGCGGTGGCGTGGTGGGCAGTGGCGCGGTAGGCAGTGAGGTCATCCTGCAACGGGCGGACGCCGCCCTGTACCGCGCCAAACGCGGGGGTGGAAACCGGCTGGAGGTCGAGGCTTTCACGCACGGTTCCACTCCCGGTGCGGGCGGTTGA